One Acidimicrobiia bacterium DNA window includes the following coding sequences:
- a CDS encoding DUF5317 family protein: protein MSFLGLVVLVAAIVPLVTGGSYRRLADAPWRGGGLLALGLGLQLLLDTGLVPKSAWHSVGFGILVASYVVLVGFCGGNMLVRGMAVVLIGVALNGFVITIDQGMPVKIPPDWQTSSPVGATVKHHPRAAGDHLLALTDVIVLRKLDAVISFGDLIIAFGLIDVTYWASRRTRRARTGTPLAEKHADATPVVREVLELPALPTPTPTPTPTSPTPTPAPAPARRPDRTRPPRPVRVRQPARVPAESAAPPEPESEPATRSGAGGSMSAIKEALERLERP from the coding sequence GTGTCGTTCCTCGGGCTCGTGGTGCTCGTCGCGGCGATCGTCCCCCTCGTCACCGGCGGCAGCTACCGCCGGCTTGCCGACGCGCCCTGGCGCGGGGGCGGACTGCTCGCGCTCGGCCTCGGCCTCCAACTGCTCCTCGACACCGGCCTCGTCCCGAAGTCGGCGTGGCACAGCGTCGGCTTCGGCATCCTCGTCGCGTCGTACGTCGTGCTCGTCGGCTTCTGCGGGGGCAACATGCTCGTGCGGGGCATGGCCGTCGTGCTCATCGGCGTCGCGCTGAACGGCTTCGTCATCACGATCGACCAGGGCATGCCGGTGAAGATCCCGCCGGACTGGCAGACGTCGAGCCCGGTCGGCGCGACCGTGAAGCACCATCCGCGCGCAGCGGGCGACCACCTGCTCGCGCTCACCGACGTCATCGTGCTGCGCAAGCTCGACGCGGTGATCTCCTTCGGCGACCTCATCATCGCCTTCGGCCTCATCGACGTGACGTACTGGGCGAGCCGGCGCACCCGGCGGGCGCGCACCGGTACACCACTCGCCGAGAAGCACGCCGACGCGACCCCGGTCGTGCGCGAGGTGCTCGAGCTCCCGGCCCTCCCGACACCGACACCGACACCGACACCGACATCGCCGACACCGACACCCGCACCGGCACCGGCGCGGCGACCCGATCGGACGCGACCGCCGCGCCCCGTGCGCGTCCGTCAGCCCGCGCGTGTGCCGGCCGAATCGGCTGCGCCTCCCGAACCGGAATCGGAGCCGGCCACCCGCTCAGGCGCGGGCGGCTCGATGTCGGCGATCAAGGAGGCGCTCGAGCGCCTCGAGCGCCCGTAG
- a CDS encoding PLD nuclease N-terminal domain-containing protein, with translation MDLLFVGFLLFWLWALYDVITVDQNRVRNLPKILWIGIVVVLFIIGALCWVFLGRPPREMSATQPQAPRRPRRHAPPEPETPRDAAQRVITDRRSAELDRMLEEWERGRGDEGGSDG, from the coding sequence ATGGATCTGCTCTTCGTCGGCTTCCTGCTGTTCTGGCTGTGGGCGCTGTACGACGTGATCACGGTCGATCAGAACCGGGTGCGGAACCTGCCGAAGATCTTGTGGATCGGCATCGTCGTGGTCCTCTTCATCATCGGTGCGCTGTGCTGGGTGTTCCTCGGACGTCCGCCGCGCGAGATGAGCGCGACGCAACCGCAGGCGCCGCGTCGTCCACGCCGTCACGCGCCGCCCGAGCCCGAGACCCCGCGTGACGCCGCGCAGCGCGTCATCACCGACCGCCGTTCCGCGGAGCTCGACCGGATGCTCGAGGAGTGGGAGCGCGGTCGAGGCGACGAAGGCGGGAGCGACGGCTGA
- a CDS encoding pyridoxal-phosphate dependent enzyme, with protein sequence MIAFEDVEIAQRRLAPFVHRTPVMTSHSLDEWLDTNAFLKCEHLQRCGAFKYRGATNAVQSLAPNVAARGVAAHSSGNHGAALALAARTRGIPAHIVVPRTATRTKRDAIAAYGAHVVLCEPTLAAREAGVAAVIAETGAVEIHPFDHDDVIAGAGTAALELVDDVPGLDIVIAPVGGGGLLSGTAIAAHGRRPELRVIGAEPAAADDAARSLQGGAIVPPDPPATIADGLLTGLSARTFAVLSEHVETIVTVSEAEIVAAMDVVWQRTKQLIEPSAAVAVAAVREGDYAGARVGIILSGGNADLALAAG encoded by the coding sequence GTGATCGCGTTCGAGGACGTCGAGATCGCGCAGCGCCGGCTGGCACCGTTCGTTCACCGAACGCCGGTGATGACGTCGCACTCGCTCGACGAGTGGCTCGACACGAACGCGTTCCTGAAGTGCGAGCATCTGCAGCGTTGCGGCGCGTTCAAGTACCGCGGCGCGACGAACGCAGTGCAGTCGCTGGCTCCCAACGTCGCGGCGCGCGGCGTCGCCGCACACTCGTCCGGCAACCACGGCGCCGCGCTCGCGCTCGCGGCCCGCACGCGCGGCATCCCCGCGCACATCGTCGTGCCGCGCACCGCGACGCGCACCAAGCGCGACGCGATCGCGGCCTACGGCGCGCACGTCGTGCTGTGCGAACCGACGCTCGCGGCGCGCGAAGCGGGTGTCGCCGCCGTGATCGCGGAGACGGGCGCGGTCGAGATCCATCCGTTCGACCACGACGACGTGATCGCGGGCGCGGGCACCGCCGCACTCGAGCTCGTCGACGACGTGCCGGGCCTCGACATCGTGATCGCACCGGTCGGCGGCGGCGGTCTGCTGTCGGGCACCGCGATCGCGGCCCATGGACGCCGCCCCGAGCTGCGCGTGATCGGCGCGGAGCCGGCTGCGGCCGACGACGCGGCGCGTTCGCTGCAAGGCGGCGCGATCGTGCCGCCCGACCCGCCCGCGACGATCGCCGACGGGCTGCTCACGGGGCTCTCGGCACGGACGTTCGCGGTGCTGTCGGAGCACGTCGAGACGATCGTCACCGTGAGCGAGGCCGAGATCGTCGCCGCGATGGACGTCGTCTGGCAGCGCACGAAGCAGCTCATCGAGCCGAGCGCGGCGGTCGCGGTCGCGGCGGTGCGGGAGGGCGACTACGCGGGTGCGCGCGTCGGCATCATCCTCAGCGGCGGCAACGCCGATCTCGCACTCGCGGCAGGTTGA
- a CDS encoding heme exporter protein CcmB has protein sequence MSEFWRESALVMGKDLRIEMRSRVAMQQIAAFGTIVLLLFAFALDPSRGLLPRVAPGLFWVTVLLSALLAISRAFTVETENGALDGLRLAGIDAAAVFLGKAAAIAVQLLALEVVLAFGVFLLYDVSVVGLIALIPAAVAATAGIAAAGTVYGALAGGLRQRETLIPLLLLPVLAPVMIGGTRAFETALDGTTSQAWPWVQLLAVFAVLYVTMGVLTFGSLLEDS, from the coding sequence GTGAGCGAGTTCTGGCGCGAGAGCGCCCTCGTCATGGGCAAGGACCTGCGCATCGAGATGCGATCGCGCGTCGCCATGCAGCAGATCGCGGCGTTCGGGACGATCGTGCTGCTCCTCTTCGCCTTCGCGCTCGACCCGAGCAGGGGCCTGTTGCCGCGCGTCGCGCCGGGCCTGTTCTGGGTGACCGTCCTCCTGTCGGCGCTGCTCGCGATCTCGCGGGCGTTCACCGTCGAGACCGAGAACGGGGCGCTCGACGGCCTCCGCCTCGCGGGCATCGACGCGGCGGCCGTGTTCCTCGGCAAGGCCGCCGCGATCGCGGTGCAGCTGCTCGCGCTCGAGGTCGTGCTCGCCTTCGGCGTGTTCCTGCTCTACGACGTGTCGGTGGTCGGGCTGATCGCGCTGATCCCCGCGGCGGTGGCCGCGACCGCCGGCATCGCCGCGGCCGGTACCGTCTACGGCGCGCTGGCCGGTGGCCTGCGGCAGCGGGAGACGTTGATCCCGCTCCTCCTCCTGCCGGTCCTCGCACCGGTCATGATCGGTGGAACCCGGGCGTTCGAGACCGCGCTCGACGGCACGACCTCGCAGGCCTGGCCGTGGGTCCAGCTTCTGGCCGTGTTCGCGGTCCTGTACGTCACGATGGGTGTGCTGACCTTCGGGTCGCTGCTGGAGGATTCATGA
- a CDS encoding HD domain-containing phosphohydrolase, with protein MNTRDRVGVAGAGSIVASVTVRIAQPHSTAAGAILLAAGVVLGELLLLRLGDGTGLPLSYAVLVVIVTCFPPLAVVALVLGAELVAVVVREEPRALASRVAIGVWRVLVAAGALGAFRVARHLFGARAHLGAVLGALVVTVVAALLVDELLRFVTHRHSGLVGSGNVAWTALGSCTVLMAIGYSGVNGRGDLGVWGPLLFSIPLLATWYSFDRLASINRTYRQTIEALAMAPELGGLVPDGHAERVTELATAIGRELDLDDAHLQTLETAARLHHIGQVTLDEPAPGTRADAGEVAAVTAALMRGIEPLQSAAEIVAGEPRGARETRGSNAPVAIASQTLKVASAFDDLTGGDADRSGAALEALYSSPGYVYNLRALEALERLLDRRHRAARA; from the coding sequence ATGAACACGCGCGATCGCGTCGGCGTCGCCGGCGCCGGCAGCATCGTCGCCTCGGTGACCGTGCGCATCGCGCAGCCGCACTCGACGGCCGCGGGCGCGATCCTGCTCGCCGCGGGCGTCGTGCTCGGTGAGCTGCTGCTGCTGCGACTGGGCGACGGAACCGGCCTGCCGCTGTCGTACGCGGTGCTCGTCGTCATCGTCACCTGCTTCCCGCCACTCGCGGTCGTCGCGCTCGTGCTCGGCGCCGAGCTGGTCGCAGTCGTGGTGCGCGAGGAACCACGTGCGCTCGCGTCGCGCGTGGCGATCGGCGTCTGGCGCGTCCTCGTCGCCGCCGGCGCGCTCGGTGCCTTCCGAGTCGCGCGCCACCTCTTCGGTGCGCGCGCACACCTCGGCGCGGTACTCGGCGCGCTCGTCGTCACGGTCGTCGCCGCGCTGCTCGTCGACGAGCTCTTGCGCTTCGTCACCCACCGCCACAGCGGGCTGGTCGGCAGCGGAAACGTCGCGTGGACCGCGCTGGGATCGTGCACGGTGCTGATGGCGATCGGCTACAGCGGCGTCAACGGGCGCGGCGACCTCGGCGTCTGGGGTCCGCTGCTCTTCTCGATCCCGTTGCTCGCGACGTGGTACTCGTTCGACCGGCTCGCGTCGATCAACCGGACCTATCGCCAGACGATCGAGGCGCTCGCGATGGCTCCCGAGCTCGGCGGACTCGTGCCCGACGGTCACGCCGAACGCGTCACGGAGCTCGCGACCGCGATCGGACGCGAGCTCGACCTCGACGACGCGCACCTCCAGACGCTCGAGACCGCGGCGCGGCTGCACCACATCGGTCAGGTCACGCTCGACGAGCCGGCCCCGGGCACCCGCGCCGACGCCGGCGAGGTCGCCGCGGTCACCGCCGCGCTCATGCGCGGCATCGAGCCGTTGCAGTCGGCCGCCGAGATCGTCGCCGGCGAGCCGCGCGGCGCGCGCGAGACGCGGGGGTCGAACGCGCCCGTCGCGATCGCCAGTCAGACCCTGAAGGTCGCGAGTGCGTTCGACGATCTGACCGGAGGCGACGCCGACCGTTCCGGCGCCGCGCTCGAGGCCCTGTATTCGAGCCCCGGGTACGTCTACAACCTACGGGCGCTCGAGGCGCTCGAGCGCCTCCTTGATCGCCGACATCGAGCCGCCCGCGCCTGA
- a CDS encoding cytochrome c maturation protein CcmE, which yields MTLTDDDPQVVAPKPRRTVRARYVVATVVCVAIVAWLLIGGLASNIVYLRPVGYAVAHRSQEGTKTFRMAGQVQRGTIKKLGDTGVRFVMFDGAAHAQVDLDGSPPALFKDCAPVVVDGHWSGTTFVGDQLLIRHGAEYSAKQKAADEAAEAKNKSCPAQAST from the coding sequence ATGACGCTCACCGACGACGACCCGCAGGTCGTCGCGCCGAAACCGCGCCGCACGGTCCGCGCCCGCTACGTCGTCGCCACGGTCGTGTGCGTCGCGATCGTCGCGTGGCTGCTCATCGGCGGACTCGCGTCGAACATCGTGTATCTGCGCCCGGTTGGCTACGCGGTCGCGCACCGCTCGCAGGAGGGCACGAAGACCTTCCGTATGGCCGGGCAGGTGCAGCGCGGGACGATCAAGAAGCTCGGCGACACCGGCGTGCGGTTCGTGATGTTCGATGGCGCTGCGCACGCGCAGGTCGACCTCGACGGCAGCCCGCCGGCGCTGTTCAAGGACTGTGCGCCCGTCGTCGTCGACGGGCACTGGAGCGGCACGACCTTCGTTGGTGACCAGCTCTTGATCCGCCACGGCGCCGAGTATTCGGCCAAGCAGAAGGCGGCCGACGAGGCGGCGGAGGCGAAGAACAAGAGCTGCCCGGCGCAGGCGTCCACGTGA
- a CDS encoding enoyl-CoA hydratase-related protein yields the protein MIRFEVDGRVGVATIDRVERRNALDAEHCEQLRVALTEHAGLRAVVIGGAGTAFCAGADLGTRFADGGGRGADTFRPAFELVLDAIVDYPAPVIAAIHGPAIGAGMQLAVACDLRIAGPRARLAIPGGNLGILLSPTNITRLAVLVGQGAARDFLLTGRSVHAAEATMIGLVQRTADDPIAAARELATEIAALAPLTVQGHKRALNLVAAQAALGAEAVAEVSALEAAAFSSHDLEEGMAAFAEKRTPRFEGR from the coding sequence GTGATCCGCTTCGAGGTCGACGGGCGCGTCGGCGTCGCCACGATCGACCGGGTCGAGCGCCGCAACGCGCTCGACGCCGAGCACTGCGAACAGCTGCGCGTCGCGCTCACGGAGCATGCCGGTCTCCGCGCCGTCGTCATCGGCGGTGCGGGCACCGCGTTCTGCGCGGGTGCCGATCTCGGCACGCGCTTCGCCGACGGCGGCGGCCGCGGGGCCGACACGTTCCGTCCCGCGTTCGAGCTCGTGCTCGACGCGATCGTCGATTACCCGGCGCCGGTGATCGCGGCGATCCACGGTCCCGCGATCGGCGCGGGCATGCAGCTCGCGGTCGCGTGCGACCTGCGCATCGCCGGCCCGCGCGCGCGACTCGCGATTCCCGGCGGCAACCTCGGCATCCTGCTGAGCCCGACGAACATCACGCGCCTCGCGGTGCTCGTCGGTCAGGGCGCGGCGCGCGACTTCCTGCTGACGGGACGCAGCGTGCACGCGGCCGAAGCGACGATGATCGGGCTCGTGCAACGCACCGCCGACGATCCGATCGCCGCGGCACGCGAGCTCGCGACCGAGATCGCGGCGCTCGCGCCGCTGACGGTGCAGGGCCACAAGCGGGCGCTGAACCTCGTTGCCGCGCAGGCCGCGCTCGGCGCCGAGGCCGTCGCGGAGGTCAGCGCCCTCGAAGCGGCGGCGTTCTCGTCGCACGACCTCGAGGAGGGCATGGCGGCGTTCGCCGAGAAGCGGACACCGCGCTTCGAAGGCCGCTGA
- a CDS encoding biotin/lipoyl-binding carrier protein produces MVHEVRAEITASVWKVVVDEGQMIAEGDEIVILESMKMEIPVVAEVPGVIRELHVEPNQTVQEGDLIALIDES; encoded by the coding sequence ATCGTGCACGAGGTTCGAGCGGAGATCACCGCCAGCGTTTGGAAGGTGGTCGTCGACGAGGGTCAGATGATCGCCGAGGGCGACGAGATCGTGATCCTCGAGTCGATGAAGATGGAGATCCCCGTCGTGGCCGAGGTGCCCGGCGTGATCCGTGAGCTGCACGTCGAGCCGAACCAGACCGTGCAGGAAGGCGACCTGATCGCGCTCATCGACGAGTCGTGA
- the ccsA gene encoding cytochrome c biogenesis protein CcsA, whose product MRKVPWFGGAVVAALGVTAVMALVVAPPDVNQGDAQRLLYLHVPSAWVAYLAFGVTAIASILYLLPRTRSITWDLLAGASAEVGVLFTGLCLAVGSIWAKPIWGAWWAWDARLTTTAILFFLYLGYLTLRRAGGSPDQRAKRSAIAALVAFVDVPVVHFSVNWFTTLHQQGTVFNNKMHVEIHGSMATTLLISVAAFTLLYAYLVVRRMSLLELEEGLEEREIAQAIAERLAQEGVDAHAGIQMETV is encoded by the coding sequence ATGAGAAAGGTGCCGTGGTTCGGGGGAGCGGTCGTCGCCGCGCTCGGCGTGACCGCGGTGATGGCGCTCGTCGTCGCACCGCCGGACGTGAACCAGGGCGACGCGCAACGCCTGCTCTATCTCCACGTGCCGTCGGCGTGGGTCGCGTACCTCGCGTTCGGGGTCACCGCGATCGCGTCGATCCTCTATCTCCTTCCGAGGACGCGCTCGATCACGTGGGATCTGCTCGCCGGCGCCTCGGCCGAGGTCGGCGTGCTCTTCACCGGGCTGTGCCTCGCGGTCGGGTCGATCTGGGCCAAGCCGATCTGGGGCGCATGGTGGGCGTGGGACGCGCGCCTGACGACGACCGCGATCCTCTTCTTCCTCTACCTCGGCTACCTCACGCTGCGCCGTGCCGGCGGGAGCCCCGACCAGCGCGCGAAGCGGAGCGCGATCGCCGCGCTCGTTGCGTTCGTCGACGTGCCGGTCGTGCACTTCTCGGTGAACTGGTTCACGACGCTGCACCAGCAGGGGACCGTGTTCAACAACAAGATGCACGTCGAGATCCACGGCTCGATGGCGACGACGTTGCTCATCTCGGTCGCCGCGTTCACGCTGCTCTACGCGTACCTCGTCGTGCGGCGCATGTCGTTGCTCGAGCTCGAGGAGGGCCTCGAGGAGCGCGAGATCGCGCAGGCGATCGCGGAGCGGCTCGCGCAAGAGGGCGTCGACGCGCACGCCGGGATCCAGATGGAGACCGTCTGA
- a CDS encoding ATP-binding cassette domain-containing protein, with the protein MCLLDRFPALAGADLDVDEGEIVLLSGPNGAGKSTLLRLLAGLLPLRSGAATVLGHDLAQDRRGVRRDVALVGHQTFCYDDLTTAENARFAARAARRPVAAADEALARLELTRVAGVVHRRLSAGQQRRLAVAIALARDPRLLLLDEPHAGLDAGGRELLDGVIAAAPAEGRTVVIASHELGRARAISTREVRIVAGRAIPTSAPLHAVPDSGAAQAAV; encoded by the coding sequence GTGTGCCTGCTGGACCGGTTTCCCGCACTCGCCGGCGCAGATCTCGACGTCGACGAGGGTGAGATCGTCCTGCTCTCGGGCCCGAACGGCGCCGGGAAGTCAACGCTGCTGCGCCTGCTCGCGGGGCTGCTGCCGCTGCGGTCGGGCGCCGCGACCGTCCTCGGGCACGACCTCGCGCAGGACCGCCGTGGCGTCCGGCGCGACGTGGCGCTCGTCGGCCACCAGACGTTCTGTTACGACGACCTGACCACGGCCGAGAACGCGCGGTTCGCGGCGCGCGCCGCGCGCCGGCCCGTCGCGGCCGCCGACGAGGCGCTCGCCCGGCTCGAGCTGACCCGTGTCGCGGGGGTCGTGCACCGGCGGTTGTCGGCCGGGCAACAGCGCCGGCTCGCGGTCGCGATCGCGCTCGCGCGCGACCCGCGCCTGCTCCTCCTCGACGAGCCGCACGCCGGTCTCGACGCCGGCGGCCGTGAGCTGCTCGACGGCGTGATCGCGGCCGCACCCGCCGAGGGTCGCACCGTGGTGATCGCGTCGCACGAGCTCGGCCGCGCCCGTGCGATCTCGACACGCGAGGTCCGCATCGTCGCGGGACGCGCGATCCCGACGAGCGCGCCACTCCACGCGGTGCCGGATTCCGGCGCCGCGCAGGCGGCCGTGTGA
- a CDS encoding class E sortase gives MRRTAASVGRMLVTVGVLILLFVAYQLWGTGYFTQRAQRDLRHQFEQELNDNPTVGSSTTSAPPSTTGVAPTTTAPATTAAKVVQVLQEGGPAARIRIPKIGVNDIVVQGTARDDLAKGPGHYPATPLPGQIGNVAIAGHRTTHSKPFYNLNELVPGDDIIIDTLGYGTYTYRMYEQLIVPPSDVSVVAPTSDAELTLTTCNPRYSARQRLVVKARLVVNRSAPARVSVPVKVVSPVRSSGDKKTSLADSLSGDISSRTPTFIWGTLTVLLGLLWWWLYRRFRHPLTWLGGVLPFLVVLIAFYVYLERLLPANF, from the coding sequence ATGCGCAGGACGGCCGCCAGCGTCGGGCGGATGCTGGTGACGGTTGGGGTGCTGATCCTGCTGTTCGTGGCGTACCAGCTCTGGGGCACGGGCTACTTCACCCAGCGGGCGCAGCGCGACCTGCGCCACCAGTTCGAGCAGGAGCTGAACGACAACCCGACCGTCGGCAGCAGCACGACGAGCGCACCCCCGTCGACGACGGGCGTCGCGCCCACGACGACCGCACCGGCCACGACCGCTGCGAAGGTCGTGCAGGTGCTCCAGGAGGGCGGGCCGGCCGCCCGGATCCGGATCCCGAAGATCGGCGTCAACGACATCGTCGTGCAGGGCACCGCACGTGACGACCTCGCGAAGGGTCCCGGCCACTACCCCGCGACGCCGTTGCCGGGCCAGATCGGAAACGTCGCGATCGCGGGCCACCGCACGACCCACTCGAAGCCCTTCTACAACCTGAACGAGCTGGTGCCCGGCGACGACATCATCATCGACACCCTCGGCTACGGCACGTACACGTACCGCATGTACGAGCAGCTGATCGTGCCGCCGAGCGACGTGAGCGTGGTCGCGCCCACGAGCGACGCCGAGCTCACGCTGACGACCTGCAACCCGCGCTACTCCGCGCGCCAGCGCCTGGTGGTGAAGGCGCGGCTCGTCGTCAACCGCAGCGCGCCCGCGCGCGTGTCGGTGCCCGTGAAGGTCGTCTCGCCGGTGCGGAGCTCGGGCGACAAGAAGACGTCGCTCGCCGACAGCCTCTCGGGCGACATCTCGTCGCGCACGCCGACGTTCATCTGGGGAACGCTCACGGTGCTGCTCGGGCTGCTGTGGTGGTGGCTCTATCGCCGCTTCCGCCACCCGCTCACGTGGCTCGGTGGCGTGCTGCCGTTCCTCGTGGTGCTGATCGCGTTCTACGTGTACCTCGAACGGCTCCTGCCCGCGAACTTCTAG
- the ccmD gene encoding heme exporter protein CcmD produces MPNYWGYVGAGYGLTAAVVGGYAAWLLTRLRRARRTVEPTEGAGHG; encoded by the coding sequence ATGCCGAACTACTGGGGCTACGTCGGCGCGGGATACGGGCTCACGGCCGCCGTCGTCGGTGGGTACGCGGCCTGGTTGCTCACGCGGCTGCGGCGCGCGCGGCGGACGGTCGAGCCCACCGAGGGCGCGGGACACGGATGA
- a CDS encoding acyl-CoA carboxylase subunit beta, whose translation MSTTPEGASATNKHEWGPLVDDLVQRKTRAEGMGGADRVERQHSLGKLTVRERLELLLDPGSWVEYGLLADHMDAGLGDRYLAADGAVTGIGMIDGRPIAVAAYDFTVMAGSMGRVGEEKIKRLRAHAVGKRMPMVWLLDSAGARIQATSGSSFAGTGDLFREQVAMSGVVPMVAAMLGHCAAGTAYIPALADFVPMVKGTSSMALGGRHLVKAAVGEDVTEDEMGGSGVHTKISGVADLEVADDRECLATVRRYLSFFPQHNRESPPVRECTDPVDRRVEELYDIVPTAPRRAYDVRKVVTAIADDGDVLWMKPEWAKNIVTGFARIGGGPVGVVANQPMVLGGALDVNAADKAARFVWLCDAFNIPLVFLHDVPGFIVGSAVEKQGIIRHGAKMLFAVSEATVPKVSVVMRKSYGAGYFVMNGLAYEADYIVAWPTAEIAVMGPDGAVAIIHRRTLEAVPEEERAQKRLELAEEIRANIDPYVAAGHAQLDDVIDPADTRAAIARGLRVAAGKRVDRPWRKHGVLPV comes from the coding sequence TTGAGCACGACTCCCGAGGGCGCGAGCGCGACCAACAAGCACGAGTGGGGGCCGCTCGTCGACGACCTCGTGCAGCGCAAGACGCGCGCCGAGGGAATGGGCGGCGCCGACCGCGTCGAGCGGCAGCACTCGCTCGGCAAGCTCACCGTGCGCGAGCGCCTCGAACTCCTCCTCGATCCCGGCTCGTGGGTGGAGTACGGATTGCTCGCCGATCACATGGACGCGGGGCTCGGTGACCGCTACCTCGCGGCCGACGGCGCGGTCACGGGCATCGGCATGATCGACGGTCGTCCGATCGCGGTCGCGGCGTACGACTTCACCGTGATGGCCGGCTCGATGGGGCGCGTCGGCGAGGAGAAGATCAAACGCTTGCGCGCGCACGCGGTCGGCAAGCGCATGCCGATGGTGTGGCTGCTCGACTCCGCGGGCGCGCGGATTCAGGCCACGAGTGGCTCGTCGTTCGCGGGCACCGGCGACCTGTTCCGCGAGCAGGTCGCGATGAGCGGTGTCGTGCCGATGGTCGCGGCGATGCTCGGGCACTGCGCCGCAGGCACCGCGTACATCCCCGCGCTCGCCGACTTCGTGCCGATGGTGAAGGGCACGTCGTCGATGGCGCTCGGCGGCCGTCATCTCGTGAAGGCCGCGGTCGGCGAGGACGTCACCGAGGACGAGATGGGCGGCTCGGGCGTGCACACGAAGATCTCGGGTGTCGCCGATCTCGAGGTCGCCGACGACCGCGAGTGCCTCGCGACCGTGCGCCGTTACCTCTCGTTCTTCCCGCAGCACAACCGCGAGTCGCCGCCCGTGCGTGAGTGCACCGACCCCGTCGACCGCCGCGTGGAGGAGCTCTACGACATCGTGCCGACCGCGCCGCGGCGCGCGTACGACGTCCGCAAGGTCGTCACCGCGATCGCCGACGACGGCGACGTGCTCTGGATGAAACCCGAGTGGGCGAAGAACATCGTGACCGGGTTCGCGCGCATCGGTGGCGGGCCGGTCGGCGTCGTCGCGAACCAGCCGATGGTGCTCGGCGGCGCGCTCGACGTGAACGCGGCCGACAAGGCCGCGCGCTTCGTGTGGCTGTGCGACGCGTTCAACATCCCGCTCGTGTTCCTGCACGACGTGCCCGGCTTCATCGTCGGCTCCGCGGTCGAGAAGCAGGGGATCATCCGGCACGGGGCCAAGATGCTCTTCGCGGTGTCGGAGGCGACGGTGCCGAAGGTCAGCGTCGTGATGCGCAAGAGCTACGGCGCCGGCTACTTCGTGATGAACGGGCTCGCGTACGAGGCCGACTACATCGTCGCGTGGCCGACCGCGGAGATCGCGGTGATGGGACCCGACGGCGCGGTCGCGATCATCCACCGCCGCACGCTCGAGGCGGTGCCCGAGGAGGAGCGCGCGCAGAAGCGGCTCGAGCTCGCCGAGGAGATCCGCGCCAACATCGATCCGTACGTCGCCGCGGGCCACGCGCAGCTCGACGACGTGATCGACCCCGCCGACACGCGCGCCGCGATCGCGCGCGGCCTGCGCGTGGCCGCCGGCAAGCGCGTCGACCGCCCCTGGCGCAAGCACGGCGTCCTGCCGGTTTGA
- a CDS encoding enoyl-CoA hydratase-related protein: MTEVRYEVDGAIARVTIDRPERRNAMSFGVMQGLLDSMRRARDDGDVHVVVLTGAGDRAFCAGADLGGIADNAGPAAAHDARGLLAELFRTMYGLGKPTIARVRGYALAGGFGLACACDLIVAADDAIFGTPEIDVGLWPYMITVPLLRTLPPKRVLELMMTGRRVDAREAERLGIVTRVVSVDALDGAVDELAATLASKSPLIMRWGRDSFYRVLEQPDSDAALAYLQTMLTVTTSSEDAAEGVAAFAEKRKPEWKGR, translated from the coding sequence ATGACCGAGGTTCGCTACGAGGTCGACGGGGCGATCGCCCGGGTCACGATCGACCGACCCGAGCGCCGCAACGCGATGTCGTTCGGGGTGATGCAGGGCCTGCTCGACTCGATGCGGCGCGCGCGTGACGACGGCGATGTGCACGTCGTCGTGCTCACCGGCGCCGGCGATCGCGCGTTCTGCGCGGGCGCGGATCTCGGCGGCATCGCCGACAACGCCGGTCCCGCCGCGGCGCACGACGCTCGTGGTCTGCTGGCCGAGCTGTTCCGGACGATGTACGGCCTCGGCAAGCCGACGATCGCGCGCGTCCGCGGCTACGCGCTCGCGGGCGGGTTCGGACTCGCGTGCGCGTGCGACCTCATCGTCGCCGCCGACGACGCGATCTTCGGCACCCCGGAGATCGACGTCGGGCTCTGGCCGTACATGATCACCGTGCCGTTGCTGCGCACGCTGCCGCCAAAGCGCGTGCTCGAGCTCATGATGACGGGCCGCCGCGTCGACGCGCGCGAAGCTGAGCGCCTCGGCATCGTGACGCGCGTCGTGTCCGTCGACGCGCTCGACGGCGCGGTCGACGAGCTCGCGGCGACGCTCGCGTCGAAGTCGCCGCTGATCATGCGCTGGGGTCGCGATTCCTTCTACCGCGTGCTCGAACAGCCGGATTCCGACGCCGCGCTCGCGTACCTCCAGACGATGCTCACGGTCACGACGAGCTCCGAGGACGCGGCCGAGGGTGTCGCCGCGTTCGCGGAGAAGCGCAAACCGGAGTGGAAAGGCCGTTGA